One Chryseobacterium sp. StRB126 genomic region harbors:
- a CDS encoding VanZ family protein, with translation MPIYWAFLTYMLLKPGEENHEYWFMFSGIDKVLHLSIFAALGFSFIAAFPKIKFAYFFQIILIYAFLTEILQEEMGLGRSMETLDIVADTVGCLIGYFTYRILVKRFF, from the coding sequence TTGCCCATTTATTGGGCATTTCTTACTTATATGCTTCTCAAACCCGGAGAAGAGAACCATGAATATTGGTTCATGTTCAGCGGTATCGATAAAGTTTTGCACCTAAGCATTTTTGCAGCTTTAGGATTTTCTTTCATTGCCGCATTTCCTAAAATTAAATTCGCTTACTTTTTTCAGATCATCCTTATATATGCCTTCCTCACAGAGATCCTACAGGAAGAAATGGGATTGGGAAGATCTATGGAGACATTAGACATTGTTGCAGATACAGTCGGATGTCTTATAGGTTACTTTACTTATAGGATACTGGTTAAACGATTTTTCTAA
- the gcvH gene encoding glycine cleavage system protein GcvH — MNTPSELKYTKDHEWIKIEGNVATIGITDFAQGELGDIVYVDVDTVDDDLNGGDVFGSVEAVKTVSDLFLPISGKVIEFNSELEDQPELLNTDPYGNGWIIKLELADGADQSELLSAEDYQAIIG; from the coding sequence ATGAACACACCATCAGAATTAAAGTACACTAAAGATCACGAATGGATCAAGATTGAAGGTAATGTGGCTACAATCGGTATTACAGACTTTGCTCAGGGAGAACTTGGAGACATCGTTTATGTAGATGTAGATACAGTAGATGATGATCTTAATGGCGGAGACGTTTTCGGAAGTGTAGAAGCAGTAAAAACTGTTTCAGACTTATTCTTGCCTATCTCAGGAAAGGTGATCGAATTCAACTCAGAATTAGAAGACCAGCCGGAACTGTTAAACACAGATCCTTATGGAAACGGATGGATTATCAAATTAGAACTTGCTGATGGAGCAGATCAGTCAGAATTACTTTCTGCAGAAGATTACCAAGCGATCATTGGATAA